A region of the Stieleria neptunia genome:
TGCCCGGCAAAAGGCGTCGCAGTCGTCCAGCGCTGCTGCCACGTGCCCATCGCGGGGATCGCCGACTTGTCTTCCTTTTCGTCCATCCCGCCATAGCGTCCCGAATAGACGCTGTAGAGTTCCAACGGATCGAGCCCCCGCCCACGACCGGGCAGATTGCGTCCGGGCGCGTAACCACGGATTTCATAGAACAGCTTGCCGTCGAAGGCGATCACATCGCCCGCCGGACCAGAGCTGAACTTGCCCGTCGCGCCGCCGTAGCGGAGATCCCGATCCACGGTCCAGTAGGTGCGGTGCTGGGGCGATTCGTTCAGAAAGCCGGGAGACGCCATCAGGTGCAGCGTCTTCACCCTTTCGGTCACGACGGGTTCCAGATCGGGATTGAACGCCTGGTTCCGCATGAACAGCTTGTTGGCCGCACAAGAAAAGATGTCGGCTTTGCAGCCTTCTAACTGAAACTGGCCTCGCGCCTGGACGGGAAAGCTGCGTGTGTCGTCTTGATACGGTCCCTGCATGATTTTGCCGTGCTTCAACGCGCCGGTGACCGGATCGAGACCGAACACCGCGATGCCGCCATCCAGGAAGGTGCTGCGTCCGGCGGCAAAGTAAGCGGTGCCATCAAACATCATGATGCTGCCGTGCACCGGCCAGGCCGATTCCAATCGCCCCGCGTCGCAGATCAATCGTCGCTGGGGCATCCCGTTGAACGTCCACACCAACTGGCCGTCGGAGGCTCGCAGGCAAGAGACCGATCCGCCGCGGCTGCCGACCAAGATCAAACCGTTGGAATACGTCGGTGGGCTGTCGATGCGCCCGTCGGCGATGAACGTCCAACGGATGTCACCGTTCTCGCGATCCAGTGAATAAAGCGTGTAGCCGTCCCGATCGGCGACATACACACTGTCACCGGCGACGACCGGCGCAGTCGGATGCGACCCGATATCGACGTTCCATTTGGCGGACAACTGTTCCGGAGTCCGCCCCGGCGCGATCCCGCTGCGTGTGTTGGCGTAGCGGTACGTCGGCCAGTCGTCCGCCGAAGCCGCGGCGCCCTGGCCCGTTCCAAACGCAGGCCCCTTCACCAAACGCGGCTCGATCGTGACGGTGAAGCGGCGGGCGGAATTACCCGATCCGTTGTAGAAACCGTTCACGCCGGTGGCCATGGTTCCGATCGCGCACTGACAGACATAGGGCCCGTTGTAGAGCATGCCGTTGGCGGGCATCACGGCCAGCCCGCAAGTCGAACGCGCCCAGGGATTCGGCGTCTCGGCCGTCCCATCGAGCTTCACAAAGTCGCTGCCGCCCGAGGCGCTGTTGAGGTAGAACCGATGCGTGATGCGATTGCGGTAGCAGCGGTCATGCGACATCGGGCCGGTCATCTCCTGGGCCAACGTGCGAACGACGTCGCCGGTATTGGGATCGCGCCCTTTCAGGTCGCGGCTCCACACCAATCCGTCGGCGACGAAGATCTCGGTGCTCTTCATGTAGTTCGTACCGGCCGGTGCCGACCAGAGCGTCTTGCCATCGACAAGCCGCTTCGCGGTCATGGTTTCACCAATGGCGCAAAACACCAACTCATCGGTCAGCACCAACGTGGGATGGATGTTGGCGGAAAACAGGGCCGAATCGCGGGGTTTCTTGCCGCGCCGGAGCGCCCGCCCCGCAGCCTTGGTCACCGGTGGCGCGGTCTTGATCGGAATCGGCTCCGTCCACAGCACCTCCCCGCTGGTCGTGTCCAGACAGCTCACTCCGCCGGTGCTGTGATAGACCACGCGGGCACCTTTCACCGCGAAGGTGCCACCGGTGTACTCGTCCGCCATCGCCCGACTCCACCGCACGGCGCCGTCCTTTAAATCAACGGCACAAAGCTCCGCACGACCATCGGCCGCCTCCGCTCCGGGAAGCTTGTACGGCGTTCCCTTGATCACATAAAGTGTCTTGCCGTCGATGACGAACTCCGCAGCCCCCTTCGTGTGCCGATAAACCCTTCTCTGAGCACCGGTGCGGATCGCCAACGCCGTGACGGGATCGCCGAAACCGGAACAGACGTAGACCGTTTTGCCGACCGCCGCCAGGCAGCGCTGCTGCTGGGTCGGAATCGATTTGATGCTGCCGGTCTGCCACCGGCTCCATTGCTCCATCGGTCGTTTCCACAATTCGATGCCGTTGAATCCGTCGCGGGCGACCAGTTGGTAATCGACCGGCGCGTTGATGTCTTCGGTCGTCGCCCGATCCTCGATGGTCAGCAACACGCCATCGGCAGAGACCATGTTGGTCAACGAGGGCGACAGCGACTTGGAACGTCCGTATTCCGGCGTGTCGTGCCAGCGGAGTCGCTGGGGCGGGCCGACGTCATCCAGCGAAACGCCGTTGTTGTCCGCGCCGTGCAGGAACTGATTCCACTGGTCCAGACCGTCGGGAATCGGCTTGGCCCGCTTCTTCCAGCCATCCGCCGCTTCCACTACCAAACGACCGCCGGGAACGAGCACCCGCATCAACTCCTCCTCCGGCACCTCGGACGAAGCCTTGGACAGCACCAGATTCACCAAACCGTCGACGTAGGGCAGGTCGCGCCCGTTGTAGCGTTCACAGGAAACCTTTCCGTAAAGCCCCGCCCGCTGAATCGTCTGCCGCGCCGCCGCGA
Encoded here:
- a CDS encoding outer membrane protein assembly factor BamB family protein, whose product is MILNGKQHGLENRNNEALELDAATMRMKIDRSLIGLIAAVLSIIGLLPARLDAEEGFVEQFKFSGGIVVAIDFEDGESIADLATEGPFVIHALMRDADRVAAARQTIQRAGLYGKVSCERYNGRDLPYVDGLVNLVLSKASSEVPEEELMRVLVPGGRLVVEAADGWKKRAKPIPDGLDQWNQFLHGADNNGVSLDDVGPPQRLRWHDTPEYGRSKSLSPSLTNMVSADGVLLTIEDRATTEDINAPVDYQLVARDGFNGIELWKRPMEQWSRWQTGSIKSIPTQQQRCLAAVGKTVYVCSGFGDPVTALAIRTGAQRRVYRHTKGAAEFVIDGKTLYVIKGTPYKLPGAEAADGRAELCAVDLKDGAVRWSRAMADEYTGGTFAVKGARVVYHSTGGVSCLDTTSGEVLWTEPIPIKTAPPVTKAAGRALRRGKKPRDSALFSANIHPTLVLTDELVFCAIGETMTAKRLVDGKTLWSAPAGTNYMKSTEIFVADGLVWSRDLKGRDPNTGDVVRTLAQEMTGPMSHDRCYRNRITHRFYLNSASGGSDFVKLDGTAETPNPWARSTCGLAVMPANGMLYNGPYVCQCAIGTMATGVNGFYNGSGNSARRFTVTIEPRLVKGPAFGTGQGAAASADDWPTYRYANTRSGIAPGRTPEQLSAKWNVDIGSHPTAPVVAGDSVYVADRDGYTLYSLDRENGDIRWTFIADGRIDSPPTYSNGLILVGSRGGSVSCLRASDGQLVWTFNGMPQRRLICDAGRLESAWPVHGSIMMFDGTAYFAAGRSTFLDGGIAVFGLDPVTGALKHGKIMQGPYQDDTRSFPVQARGQFQLEGCKADIFSCAANKLFMRNQAFNPDLEPVVTERVKTLHLMASPGFLNESPQHRTYWTVDRDLRYGGATGKFSSGPAGDVIAFDGKLFYEIRGYAPGRNLPGRGRGLDPLELYSVYSGRYGGMDEKEDKSAIPAMGTWQQRWTTATPFAGHAIVAADNTVMAAGVPLLKGYSVDDTNASYAGEKGGIAWLLDADDGRPLQELRFEAAPVWDGIAIAHHSYFVCLKDGSVVCLSAE